tacagagcctgatgcggggcttgaactcacagccatgagttcatgacctgagctgaagtcagatgcttaactgagccatcaaggtgcccccaatatactttaaaaaaatatctgatttcAAATCATGGGCTCTTTCTAAACTACAAGGGCAAGAAGAAAACTTtcattacaggggcacctgggtggctcagtcggttaagcgtctgacttcggctcaggtcatgatctcatggctcatgagccccaggttgggatctgtgctgacagctcagagcctggagcctacttcggattctgtgttcctctctctctctctctctctctctctgcccctcccccactcacactctgtctctccctctctctcaagaataaacattaacaatttttttgagagagaaaaaaaaaaagctttcattaCATAATGTGATCAAAGTTGGAAAGATCTCTAGGAAATTTGCTCTTGGACCCTCTACTGAAACATAGCACTCCTCTTCTCCAGGTTATTAGTAGCTTTGGCTGCCAGCAAATTGTCTCCTGGGGCTTGAAAGAGAGAGGTTGCCTTGACTCCTCCCGAAGAAATTTGCTTCCAAGCTTCTTGCAACACCATCTCATCATTCACCTCAGCGAGAACAAAAACACAAGGCCACTAAACCTTGAGTTCTCCAAGCACCTAAGCTGATAAGGGATTAGCTAGAATCCATCCCAAAGAAAGGgccaaggagagaaagaaaacaggatacTGGATGACTCAGAAAGGGGATGGGCAGCGGACCGACCAGACATACAAATTCAAGACCAAAAGAGAGGTCTATTCCTCATCTCAAAATATGTAGATACTTTCCACCTACTCTTGGCTCGAGCTGTTCTGGTGAAAGCCCCACTTAGAGCCCCACAGCTCACAATACACTTAGCTGGGAACAGCATAGAAATCTAGAAGCAAACCGTGGATAGGATCCCTCTCAACCCTTGATCACAACAGCAAAAGTACAAGGGTGAAAGATTTTGGATGACCTGCTTTCTGAGAATGTTTACTCTTGGGTTAAGTCTCTACCCTGGGCTTTAATTTTATAGTCCTCaattaaaccaaaagaaaaactgTTGTGGTCGTTCACATTATCACGAAAGGACTTTAACCCAGTTACTTGAAGCATGCGTTGTGTATCTAAAAGTGTATCCAGCCTTTAGAAAATacaattcttggggcacctgggtggctcagttggttgagcgtccgacttcagctcaggtcatgaactcacggtgagtttgagccctgcgccaggctctgtgctgacagctcggagcctgaagcctgcttcagattctgcgtgtgtgtgtctctctctctctgaccctcccctgctcatgctgtctctcaaaaataaatgttaaaaaaaatacaattcattACTTTTTACTAACCTCACTGTCCAAAGTCCCTCTTGAGGGGATTTTTAAGGGAAAAGGTTTACTTTGCTTATTCTGCCCTTTCCTTCATGCTTGGGAAAATAAGTCACTGGCAACACTGGGCTTGGGGAGTCCCACAAGATTGAGTATGGTAGTCTGACACCCTGATTAGAAGATGTGATCCTTGCTCTAGCTCCAGCTCAGCTACTGAATGTTCCTGAGAATCCTTTGACTTTtcaaagtctcagtttcctcatttttgaagTGAGGTGGATGGGTGAGATGACCAAGTAAAAAATTTGACAAAGATATTactgagaggggtgcctgggtgactcagtccgctATGCAtttgactttggcgcaggtcatgatctcacatgagttcaatccctgcattgggctctacgctgacagctcaagagcttggagcctgcttcagattttgtctccctcttcctctgcctctccctcgcttgtgctctctctcaaaaataaacaaacattaaaaaatatatattgctgaGATACATCATGCTAAATACTATTAGGGATACAAAATGAACATGACATAGTCCCTTAAAAAAACCAATAGTCTAACTTGGAAGATAAAGGACACACATGTACATAGCAAATCCACAATTTACACAGACCCTAAgcattataaaggatacaacatGATCTACAGTCCTTTATTTGAGTTAATGCTCATTTGACTGATGGTAGATGGAAACCAGATGAAAGTTTCATGGAGTAAGAGGTAGCATTTAAACTCAGTCTTTAAAGACAACAGGGAGtttgaaaaagaggaaagtgagcaaagattcaggaaaaagaaagcagagatggCCAAAGGGCAAGGCGTGAAGATAAGGACAGGAAAGAgggaaagtatttaaaaaatgacaataccACTTTGGGTAGAGTATGggaataataaaagataaagccAAGAAAGCTGAGGGCAGACTGTTATTGAATTGGTAAATGACAAAAACTACTCTTATACTTAAGAATTAACCTGGCAGTGGTGGGCAGAAGTAAATGCTAGAGGGAAGAGACTGGAGGCAGAAGGCCAGTTAAAAGGTTACTGCAATAGACCAAGTGGGTGGCGAGGAGGCCCTGAGCCAGGATAGTAGCAGTGGCAACAGAGAGCCCATTAGTCAAAACGTTAAGCCACTGCTGTTCGTTTCTACTGACCCAGTCCTCCAAGATAACAGGCCATCCCCggtgaaaattattaaaaaaggaGTGCTAATTTGAATAAAGCTTTCCTgacacaaagaataaagaacaagtgAGCCCAGACTCATGGTGAACTTAGAACTGTCACCACCCTCTAGGCCTTACACTCTCACCAAGGCACTCAGCCAACTAAGGAGAACAAATATACACaggagacacaagaaaagatcttattaatacagtatttatttgtcttccctCTGTCAAACCCTGAGCCAACCACTTTCCCCAGGCTGCCTGGGGAGGTATAGGAAAAGGAACATACAGGGCAGACGTGACACGGGAAAAAGACCTATGGGAGGTGGAGACGGCTCCTTCACATGGCGAAGAGGATGAGAAAGGCCACCATCAGGCAAAATAGCCCCATGGCCTCCGAGAGGGCAAAGCCCAGAATGGCGTAGGAGAAGAGCTGCTGCTTCAGAGAGGGGTtcctgggagaaggggaggagaaaagactGAATTTCTAGTccacacaaagaaaaagataaacatcaaAGGTGGGCTCGGGGAAAATTCATCTCCTCAAGCTCATCTTATGTAATGAGTCTCTCATGGTGGCACCATCAGGCCCCAATTCCTGCCGGATCCATCAAGGGCTCTACAGAGACTGAGTGATGGGAGTGGACAATCCAAAATTCTTTAACATGGCCCAGGTACAAACATAACCTCCTCTAGTGGATCACCCATAGCCTAACTTAAGGCCTCTGGGCCTGGACCTTTAACTATCCAGGGCTCAACCAGGATGGAACAGGTACCCAGAGTGGCAGAATCTATCAGAGCAGTGTTCTGAAACCTGAAGGAGCAGAACCCcaataaaaaaatgtacaaaagccGAACTACAATGTTAAAAAAGTGGGGGATTTTAAAGGTTTGGTCTCCTCTTTATTCTTTAGATGGTCTTTGGGCATACTTCAGAACTCTATGGCCTGATAAAACACAACCAGAAAAACCCTCTACAATGGGGTTTTTCTAGTGGTGTTCCATAAAGCCAGGGGACACACTACCTTCTTTCACTTCAAACTAGTTAAAGATTTGGGCTTTAAGAAAtgcggggggaagggggggtgcctgtgtggctcaatcggttgggtgtcttgactcttgatttcggtcatgatctcacggttggtgggactgaaccctgagtccagctctgtgctgctggtgtggagcccacatgggattctctccctctctgtccctcccctgcttgtgtgtgcacatactctctctctcaaaataaacttaaaaaaaaaaaaagcctacaaaTGGTCTGTGGGGTTTAGATTATGAGTCAAAATGGGATAAAggtaagtcttccaactttgaaagtcaatatataatttctatttcccttaCTCTGTCACTTCTGGAAGCCTTGACGGATAAGGTAAAGCAACGCCAGCTTTCAACAGAACTGTGGATGCAGAAGCAGTCAGGCTTCTTGTTTCATATACATCctaaaaaataaacctatttcCTCAAAGGCATTAAGAGAACTTGCAGGTCTCTAGAGGATTAATTTAGTTCTAACAGTGAGTTGCCAGGGGTTGGTGGGGACTAAACAGTCCCAAGTGTCAGGAAACTGTGGGGCTGGCTGCAAAGGCAGTTTTCCCAggagtgatgggggggggggggggcaggaattCCCAGGGATGGGGAAAAACAGTAAAGAAACCACAATGCTGACTTGAGGCTCTAGATCAGTGGTAGCCAACTTTCTCCGTAAAGAGCTAGATAGTAAACGTTTTAGATGCTGTGGGTCACATACGGTCTCTTTTtcatgaccttttaaaaatgttaaacccATTCTTAGCTCAGCTATACAAAAAACAGGCGGTGGCTCGATATGGCCCTCCACCTCAGTTTGCTGACTCCTACTCTAAACCAAAGCTTTTCAATGGAAttttccaatatggtagccactagtcacacGTGGCCACCTAGCCACATTATGAGTACACAAAATTTAAACTTTGTGTACTTttagttaattaaatttttatttatttttatgtaacgtctgtgcccaatatggggctcgaactcatgacctgagatgaagagtcacatgtcctactgactgagccagccaggtgtccctagttAACTAAAATTTGAACTCAAATAAGTTCATGTGGCTACTGTATAGGAAATATAGCTCAAGATCCCCAGATATTTCTGCCCAGACCTCTGGAAACAGAGAGCCAATTGAGGGCCCAGCTTACCTGGCATAACCAATGATGAGGCTCCCAAACACAGTCCCAATTCCAGCCCCAGAACCAGCCACCCCAACTgtggcagccccagccccaaTGAACTTGGCTGCTGTGTCGATGTCCCTTGAAGCAGCGCTGGTTTGGAAACCGCGGCTAGGAATAAGTGAGGTCAGGGGACGTGGGGCTGCCCAGCTGCTGAGGCTCTGTGAAGAAGATGCAGGTAGAGGATAAACATTGTAAGAAATCCcttttttgtttcagaaagttTTGTACCATTTAAACCCTTTATGCTATCACATTCCATGGCTTCTCTCCCAAACAGAAAAACTTTTAACTCCCTGGAAAATCCCCTAACATGCTGCCAAGCAGAACTCTTTGATGCAAGAGGTAGACATCAAATACCTTCAAAATTCAGGTGTGCTCTAGAAGTGTAAGACTGAAGACCTAGCCTGTTCTTGGTGCCCTGAAATCATCGTCTTCCTGGGACCAACTGCCACCAAATGAAGTCAGTAAACCAGGTCACATAATGGTAGTTATCAGCAGCACACATGGGCATGCACTGCCAGTGGCAAAAACTGGAACACTAGATCATATGTGGTATCAACTGTCCTCCACCCTCACCTAAAGCCAATGGCCTTGATCCTTCACTAACTTTAGTCTGTGATGATCGTCCTCGGCACTCCCCCTACTGGTGCTGCCAGGTAACCCtcttcccccctcacccccaaccaCAGGCCCAATTTCCACCTTATAAGGTACCTCATCTGTCAGTGTCTCTGGTGGTTTTAGTGCCACTGCAGACAGTGATCGGCTCAACAGCTGAGAGGTGCTCCTGACCTAGGGGGAATGACACAAGGGCAAGAGGGTCAAGGATGGCTGTGGAGGAATTTCAGAACCACCCCAAGTTGTTTCGTGGATGCCCCATTCATTCTCTTGATCTTCCATCATTCTTTACTTCCAGTAAATTTTAGACTCAAGAACCAAACCAGTTCTCTTGCTTCCTAGGCTTCTCCTTTGTTTTAAGGGAAGAAACGTACTTCCTTTCGGGCTATGAGGTATTACCCACTCTCCCCATACCCTTTTACAGGCCTCTAGAACAGGAAGAAATCTAAGCCTCAGAAGCATTTGCTTCACTCAGTGAGAGAGATATATTTTGGTAATGGCCAACCCATAAGAGGGAAGCCAATGATTAGAGGAGCATTTTTCCCTAGACACATCCTTCAGGAAAATAGGCACAAAGATCCACGTTCAAAATTCACCCCTTCTCGTAGCCTTTTCTGACTAACCCTAAACCAAAGCAGACAACATGGTAGTTAACAGCCAGGGTTTTAATCAGACAGATCTAGATTCTAATCTTAGCTTTActtcagctgtgtgatcttaggacAAGTCACTTAAATCTTTCTaagcctgctttctcttctaccAAATTGGAATGCTGTACCTCAGGGTTgatttgaggaataaatgagattatGTATACAAACTGGTAAACTCAGGTGCTCAATCAATGGTTACCCCCCCCCAATAATATTATCACTCCTTTTCACTTACAGATGTATAAACCAATTGCCTCCACCATCTAATAATCTATAAATTCTTCCATGCTGTTGCTTGttaagtcaaaatatttttccaacgTGTATCTCCGTGTGTTTCAACTTGCCACCCAAATTGAAGCTTCCAGAGGGAACTCCCAGGTATGACTCTGACACTCAGCGCAAGATCCTGAACACAGCGTGTACTCGGTCCAAGTTAGGCTACCTACTTCAAGCTTACCATTCCTGGCAGGGTTCCAGTTTACAGGCACACAGAGTTTCAAGATAGGAATAACCTGACCTTATTCGAGATTCTCATTTACACTCTTCTAACATAGTTGGATGAAAAGAATTAACTGGCCTCCAAGGGATctgagacaggggtgcctggtaaGCATTCACTCTCTGCTGTCAGGCTAACGCGGCAAAGGACCTTCCCTCAACCCAGCTGTGAAGAGCAACGTGTGGCAAGGAAGAAACACGATGCCCCTCTTCAAAAACTTTCCCAGAAAAGGCAAGCACTCACCAAGAAGGGGGAGGAGACGAACTTTGCACAGGTATACATTTTCAGGGGATGAGGGGCTGTGGCAGGAGAGCTGGAATTACAAAAGTAGCGCTATAAATATTGTCCTTGTTCATCAaagggtatctttttttttttttttaacatttgtttttgagagacagagagagacagagcatgagtgggggaggaacagagagaaagggagacacagaatccggaacaggctccaggctccgagctgtcagcacagagtctgacgcggggctcgaacccatgaactgtgagatcgtgacctgagccgaagtcagacgcttaactgactgtgccacccaggcgctccaaaggATATCCTTAATAGCAGAAAAGGTGCTGTTAAATTTACATGGCCCAAACAGCACAGTAAATGACCTCAAGTCATCAGCAGAGACGGAATTAAAACCCTGAAgtcaagggacacctggctgactcagtcagttaagtgtctgactcttaggtcacaatctcacagttcatgggtttgagcccttgcatcaggctctgcactgacagtgcagagcctgcttgagagtttctctctctgccccaataTCCccgcgtgcacacacactctcagaataaataaacttaaaaaataaaaccttaaagtCAAGATTCCTCCACACAGCTTCCAAGATTTCCTTATAATCAAGTGACTCCCCCTAGTCTGAACAAGGAGCCACCTGGTCTCAGCTTTAAGATTTGTTATTCATTTCTACAGCTTCACGAGTTGTGGTCAGAGGAAGTTCCCGTGTCTTCTGCCTAAATTTTCCTTACTCTCTCTAAAAGGAACTCTTCTCAAGACTTCATTGTCTGGGACTAAAACTGCTGCCCTTTAAGGACTCTTGGGAGATAGCTGTTGGTGGCCAAGACCCTGGAAGGATCTCCAAAAATCTTTTTACTGAAATCCCTGGAAGTTATTGGACTCCTCAAAAGACTTCCATTTCCTACATTAATTAACAGGGCGAGGCAGGCCCAGGAAGAATCCTGCCTTTACTCTAATTAGCCACGACTGTTAACGTATTCATTTGCACCATCACACTAAGAGGCATTCTATTTTGTATGCCGAAGACCTAAAACAGAGCTGACACCCTGTAGGTGCCTAAGTTAGTAGAAATTATCTGAGAGAGGAGTGGGTGGGTTAAAGACCTACAAAAAAGAATTTCTTCAAGGTTCATGTGAACTAGTTACCTGAAGGCAGGGATggtatatgtattaaaaaatgcatattcaaaaaaaaaatacatattcggGTGCCACTTTAGACCTTCCTGGACAAGCTCTCTGGTGATAAGGCCCAAGTATCCTATATTTCAAACAAGCTTCTCAAGTGATCCTTAGGTACACCGGGAGCacagtcttctttgtttttgttttgtaacatttatttttgagagagagcacaaacaggggagggacagagagggagacacagaatccgaagcaggctccaggctctgagctgtcagcacagagcccgacgtaggactcgaacccatgaaccatgagatcatgacctgagtcaaagtctgatgcttaactgactgagccactcaggtaccccaagagCACATTCTTAAAATCAGTCCTGAAATGATGGTGGTGGTAGATCCAGGACTTGAAATCTCACACTTAATACTTCTTAATATGCTACAAGTTGAAATACTCAGGATTACTTAAACCTGTTAAAGGACACTTCCTTAAAGGAGTTGTACTCAATATTTTCCCAGGTTACACCTCTGAATCCAGAATCTTAGTCACTTTTGGATTAATCCATGCCTTCAACTCTTGTCCCCTGTCTTAAACTGCCCATAAGTTAACTCTAACCCAATTCTGCTGCAGATTATAAAGGTTTTCTTGGGTCAAAATCCAAAATTaccctaatattttaaaaaagaagggctcctgggtggctcagccgtttaagtgtctgactcttgatttcggcgcaggtcacgaGCTCGCGGTTGGTGAGATccaggcccacatcaggctctgagctgacggcatggagcctgcttgagattctctctccctctctctcaaaaaaataaagaaaagaaaagaaaagaaaagaaaagaaaagaaaagaaaagaaaagaaaagaaaagaaaagaaaagaaaagaaaagaaaaggagtaaagcacctggctggttcagtcaataGGGCATGTGATTCCtgagtcctgagttcaagccccaagtggggcatagagcttacttaaaaaataataaacaagtaaatagtttttttccccaaggcAATTAAACCTCAATATTATCATTCATAAAATATAGCTGGGGGGGTTAAATTAAATAACGTGTAAACAGCGGAAAGTAGTGCTGACGTGTTACAAGTCCACAACAAAAGGTGGCAATTAAGGGAGCCCTGCGCAAAGTACGGATGCCTCCACTGGCCACCTAACCAGGCAAGTCTGGACCTGTTAGCTTAGGACACCTCGGACCACAGCCTCATCCAGAATCAGCGGGCCTACATCATCATGAGTTTATTCCTTCGTGTAGATCAGCCGAATTAGGGGGCTGCTGACTTACCCATTCCCTTCCTTAAACCTTCTTTTCCTCTTGAGAGCAGGGCCAGGGGACTCTTGGTAGACCCTTGACAGGAAAGCTGGCCGGTGAAGACTATCCCAGGCTGCCCCACACGACTCTCTTGGGCCTGCTGCCTCTAACAGAAAACCTCGCTATTAGCCCACCACTTCTGTTTCCTCCAACTTCACTGGAGTGGAAGGAGGAGAAACTGGGAGACAGCCAATGGTTTCAAAGAAACCGGCCTCTTTCCTGCCATAGGTCTCCCCAGGACACAGCCTGAACGGAGAAGGTGTTTTGGCTGTTTTGTTCTACCACGTTCACGTTTACTTTTAAAACAGACTATCTGCTCTCTCCATTGCTCGTGGCATCTGAAGTCCTGGGGCCAAGTCTTGCAGTTGCTGGGTAAGAATGGAACGAGTCAGAAAGCGAAGggaaagcaataaaaaggaggagagagccGGAGGTTTGTGACAACTCTGAACAGTCTAGAGGGTGAGACAAGAGCGTCTGCAAGGGTCGAGAGGAAAAGGTGAAAACGAGCCCTCTGGGATTGGACTTTCACCGGCTCCAAGGCggtcttccctcccccctcccacgaGACATCCAAGATGGCGCCAGGCCCGCGCGGTTGGAGGTCACGGCACGCGGAAGGGGCAGCCCTAAGGCGCGGGAGTACCAGGCCCAAGGGAGGGCGTCAGGGCCAGGGTGGGAGCATGCAAGGTAAGGACCTCAAAGGACTCGTGCGCGGTGGGGTGTCCCGCGCGCGTGCGCGGCGCATCGCGGGCGCGAGGGCCCAAGGCCTTACCTGCTCCCAGTGcacagaagacagagaggggcggggggagggcgggaAGAGCGAAAGGAAGGCTCGGCGCAGGCGCGGCCTGAACCAACGAGTCGTTCTTCTAAGGATAGAAAAATCGCAGCGTTGAGGGTCGGCCCAGGCTCCACAGCGCCGCCTGCCAGCTTTGTGGCCGCATTCGGCCAGTCGCTCCACCTGGTGTTTGAGAGGAGAAACTGCAGGCGGAGCCGACCCTCTACAGAAATGAGGACAACTGCAGTGCAAACGGATCTGTAACGTGGCCGGCGGTTTGGTCGGCTCGGCGTTTGGGATCTTGGGACTCACGTCCCCGTACCCAGCATGTGCAGTCACATTGTCAGCCCCGCCCACACCAGAAATTCAGTGTTAAATCACAAACACCGGGTTTGGGGTTCGGTGCCCAAAtgtggcagaaggaaaatgaagtcaTGGGACTCCTGTCTTCTGTCGCCCAGGGACCCTGACTTTATGGATGGGAAACCCGTTCCGTGGGCGAATAGTCAGCAAAGTGCCCCAGCTGCCTGTGGCGGCCCcgcctttattttcctctctttcttattCTAGCGATCAGCCGTGAGGAAACCAGCGTCATCGAACCAGAAGATAGGGGCTAATGATGATTGTGACTCAGGCGTCCTGACACTAAGCCTTCTCTCCGGAGTCCTGAGACAGTCAAGGAATAGTAGGCACCAGGGACCTGTAGTGAGGCTGTGAGGTCACTGCAGGCATGCCCGGGCCTCTGCCCAGGCTCCATTCGTGGGAGTTAAGCAGTTCCCCATGAGGCGCTCTCATGGAAGCCTCTCCGCTTCTCCATCGTGCCCTTTTGCTCttcctttccaaaataaattggggggtggggggaagctccGGCCCTCATCCCTTCTTCTAGGCCTCTTGGTCTCGGGAGACAGGTTCTGAGCAGCCCCCTTGGAAGGAGGGCAGCAGGGCCTACCCACTTTTCCTCATGCCCAAACCCCAGCTACCCAGGCATCGCGCTTGAATGCAGCACGAGAAGGACGGGGAAAGCTCACCAAAcccccataaaaaataaaaaataaaaagagagccGCGGCTGTAAATAAAGCCAAATCCGCCACCCTCTGAGGGGCCGTTTGTCCTCCCCTCCTTGGCCCCGTCCTTcccgccgccccctcccggcTCCCGGGCCCCGCGGCGCCCCGGCCCCGAGCTCCTCCATTTAATCGGATTTGGGAGAAGGGGAGGATAAATCACGGCAGCAGCTTTACGGTCCCGGAGGAGAGGCGAGCCGCAGCCAGGCACACCCCGGCCGGCGATAAAAACCGCCGCTGAAAGCCCACGGAGCAATTTCCCGGGACCCCGAGCGACGCCATTACAGGAATGTAATTTTGCCCGGATGAGGCCCCGAGTTTAATTATCCTCGCGGAGGAATTTCAATGCGGCCAATCCATCTTGCAGGCGGGCGGCAGAGGGATTTATATGGGCCCGTTATTTCACACCGATCCTCCATCTGCATTTTTATGGCCCTGAGCTCCtgaaagggaggggaaagagtgGGGAGAAATCGGAGACGCGGGCGAGAAGGGTGGGGGACTTCCCGCCTTTCCTAAATCCACGATTCCAGCTCGGGCGAGGATTCTCCCTGGTTGCCCTGCGATTCCCCAATATCCCTTCCGTTCCAGTTGTTGACTCGGggtggaaagggggtgggggtaggtgaAGAATGGAGCTGGGGATCGTTGGGAGTCAATCAACAGGTATTTACCAAGTACCAATTGGTGCCAGGCACGGTGTCAGATGCTGCGATCAGAGAGGGAAGCCGGGCCGGCCAGGATCTCCCCTGAAGTCCCcagacaccccccgcccccccgcccatCCTGAATTCCTTTCAGCTCTCAGCTTCACAGCCTCCCAGGCAAAAAGTCCTCCGTCCTCAGGGGCCGCCACCACCGAACGGTTGTTGCAGCTGTTTGTTGCGACAATTCAGACCCTTCTCGGATATCGCCGACAATCCCAAAGCGGGATTGGGACCAAGGGGCCCACGAGGAACCTAAGCTGGCTCCTCCCGCAAGCTGTTAGAGCCTGCAATGTTTAATTCTCCCCTACCCTCGTTCAGTGGTGGGCTCTGGATTCACGCAAACCTGGGTTTCCAAGCcactgtgatcttgggcaagctgTTTAACCCCTCTAAATCGATTTCCTCCTCTGCAGGTTTGGAATAATAATAGTGCTTACCCCAGAGCAAATATTGGGATAATAGATGTGAAGCTTTTAGCAAGGTGCTTGGAACTCAGTTAAGAGGTCAATacatgatagtaataataataataatagttattgttattatcattagaGTTGGGAGCATTGCAACTCAATTCTGCACTGCTCCCTGGAGACTCGATTGCAAGGTCCCTTCAATGATATCTCCTGAGACTCAACTTATCACTTACTGAACTTTTCCACCCTCATAAATCATGCAAAACAAGTTATTTGACAGGTAGGTGGATGGAGAGATCCGTGGGGAGGGCCAAGTATTCGGGAGGCTATTGCTACCAGGCCTGAAGTCAGAAATGCAATGAGTAGGGAAACAGACTATGTAAAATGGTTGAGCTACGTGAGGGAAGAGTGAATTTGAAGACCACAAAAGAGAACGTTAGCGAAGGTCGAGGAATCTTCTTAATCCAGGGCTTGGGAAAGGGTCCTTCCTCCACTTCAGTGAGGGAAAACTAGGATCCAGGAAGGAAAGGGTGTGGAGCCAGACTATCCTTTCCAATCAATCCCTTTCTTTTCCTACCAGACCATGTAACAAGGTTGGCCTGATTGGCCAGTTTTTCTAATGACTGTTAGTGGCACATTCTGACTGGTTAGCAGCCTCCCTGCACAGTGGTGACGAAAAAAATGAgattgatcttttctttcttaggattGGTTAACAGCCCTCAGGGGGGCCAGAGACTCATTTTAATTGACTAGCTAGGCTAGGAGGGAGGTCCAGCACCTCTCACATGGAAATTCTGGGTGTTCTTTTCCACAAAGGTCACCAAGAACGAG
The Lynx canadensis isolate LIC74 chromosome B4, mLynCan4.pri.v2, whole genome shotgun sequence DNA segment above includes these coding regions:
- the ATP5MC2 gene encoding ATP synthase F(0) complex subunit C2, mitochondrial; this translates as MYTCAKFVSSPFLVRSTSQLLSRSLSAVALKPPETLTDESLSSWAAPRPLTSLIPSRGFQTSAASRDIDTAAKFIGAGAATVGVAGSGAGIGTVFGSLIIGYARNPSLKQQLFSYAILGFALSEAMGLFCLMVAFLILFAM